A section of the Sphaerodactylus townsendi isolate TG3544 linkage group LG11, MPM_Stown_v2.3, whole genome shotgun sequence genome encodes:
- the SUSD2 gene encoding sushi domain-containing protein 2 isoform X2, which translates to MCSARFAQEIVTEGYVAKDGHAHCISPLLYQTGMISMEISSDSGQTFPRSSVWFSDHHSKVAASEKSTLVNESQWQYYGTPGTGGNLTVTWNNQTLRASHVNIELWAYRETGEPYSATWTAQWKYLYTLKKNFPNSGTFTFLPAASALYSAWELGALRITSSGSLEGQSNVAAIWSPEHALAWHLEEAFREDPAAWATAKCHAWDAAEESLPSFLAEIPDCPCTLAQARADTGRFHTDYGCDVEKGSVCTYHPGAVHCVRGIQASPSYAAGQQCCYDATGVQVLTGDSHGGSTPDRGHDWGSPPYKKPPRIPGFSHWIYDVLSFYYCCLWSDNCSFYFKHRPSSGCKQYHPPRAASAFGDPHFITFDGAIFTFNGLGEYTVLESDLTSLRVQGRTRQASLNGIQFKVTGFSAVAVQENNSDVVEMRIPDHSSQLEVLLNHKALNFSEQTWMDPKGLFLYAVPGMSATVMFSSGVGVEVKGSGQLLSMTLLLPERFLNHTQGLFGVMNDNPQDDFTLRNGTVLPSSSPPEQLLAFGADWAVSNTTSLFTYDTPYLLHNFFYGPKHNASFVPVFSPPEDPTDPLGKEAALLCQSDPFCRFDVLSTRDLRVGNSTKRSHQNYKRLKEDLQPVVSCDWLAVPAKGTKNSTNYLAGSVIRFGCQPDYILTGAAERTCQSNGKWSGAQTVCLPGTGARQQPALGALLGLLGLGSLVCCIF; encoded by the exons atgtgctcagccag GTTTGCTCAGGAAATTGTCACCGAAGGCTACGTCGCCAAAGATGGACATGCTCACTGCATCTCCCCTTTGCTCTACCAGACGGGGATGATTAGCATGGAGATTTCCAGTGATAGTGGGCAAACATTTCCCCGTTCAAGTGTGTGGTTCTCAG ATCACCACAGCAAAGTTGCAGCTTCGGAAAAAAGTACCTTGGTGAATGAAAGTCAGTGGCAGTACTATGGCACTCCTGGGACTGGGGGAAATTTGACTGTAACATGGAACAACCAGACACTCCGAGCCAGCCATGTCAACATAGAACTCTGGGCATACCGGGAAACAG GAGAGCCTTACTCTGCGACCTGGACTGCTCAGTGGAAATATCTCTACACTctgaaaaaaaactttcctaACAGTGGCACATTCACCTTCCTGCCTGCTGCGTCTGCCCTCTACAGTGCCTGGGAACTGGGGGCACTGAGAATCACTTCCAGTGGCTCTTTAGAGGGGCAGAG caaTGTGGCCGCCATCTGGAGCCCAGAGCATGCCTTGGCTTGGCACCTTGAAGAGGCATTCAGGGAAGACCCAGCTGCGTGGGCAACGGCCAAGTGTCATGCCTGGGATGCCGCAGAGGAGAGCCTGCCCAGTTTCCTGGCAGAGATTCCCGATTGCCCTTGCACTTTGGCACAAGCAAGGGCAGACACGGGGCGATTTCAT ACGGATTATGGCTGTGATGTGGAAAAGGGGAGCGTGTGCACTTATCACCCGGGCGCGGTGCACTGCGTGAGGGGCATTCAGGCCAG CCCAAGCTATGCTGCTGGGCAGCAGTGCTGCTACGATGCCACTGGAGTGCAGGTCCTCACTGGAGACTCCCACGGGGGAAGCACACCTGATCGTGGGCATGACTGGGGGTCTCCTCCATATAAAAAGCCCCCCCGCATCCCCGGCTTTTCCCATTGGATCTATGATGTCCTCAGCTTCTACTACTGTTGCTTGTGGTCGGACAACTGCTCTTTCTACTTCAAACACCGTCCCTCCAGTGGCTGCAAGCAATACCACCCCCCTAGAGCAG CTTCTGCTTTTGGAGATCCTCACTTCATCACATTTGATGGTGCAATTTTCACATTTAATGGCCTTGGTGAATACACAGTGTTAGAGTCTGACCTGACTTCTCTGCGAGTGCAAGGGAGGACCCGCCAAGCATCGCTGAACG GGATACAGTTCAAAGTGACCGGCTTCTCTGCTGTTGCTGTGCAGGAGAACAACTCAGATGTGGTTGAGATGCGGATTCCTGACCATTCCAGCCAGCTGGAGGTGCTGTTGAACCACAAGGCTCTCAACTTCTCCGAGCAAACATGGATGGACCCAAAAG GTCTCTTCCTCTATGCTGTCCCTGGGATGAGTGCTACAGTGATGTTCTCCTCTGGAGTAGGAGTAGAAGTGAAAGGAAGTGGACAGCTGCTGAGCATGACCCTTTTGCTGCCAGAGAGGTTCCTGAATCATACGCAGGGCCTCTTTGGAGTCATGAATGACAACCCGCAGGATGATTTCACCCTTCGCAATGGAACAGTCCTTCCCAGCAGCAGCCCCCCTGAGCAGCTGTTGGCCTTTGGAGCAGATT gggcTGTTAGCAACACAACGTCACTTTTTACATATGACACACCATACTTGTTGCACAACTTCTTCTATGGCCCAAAGCACAATGCCTCCTTTGTGCCGGTGTTTTCTCCCCCCGAGGACCCAACAGACCCCCTGGGAAAGGAGGCGGCCTTGCTCTGCCAGTCGGACCCTTTCTGCAGGTTTGACGTCCTGTCGACCAGAGACCTTCGTGTGGGAAACAGCACTAAACGGTCGCATCAGAACTACAAGCGCCTGAAGGAGGATCTGCAGCCCG tGGTTTcctgtgattggctggcagtCCCCGCAAAAGGCACGAAAAACAGCACAAACTATTTAGCAGGCTCAGTCATCCGATTCGGTTGCCAGCCTGACTACATCCTCACCGGAGCAGCAGAAAGGACGTGCCAGAGCAACGGGAAGTGGTCAGGGGCTCAGACCGTTTGCTTGCCAGGCACAG GAGCCAGGCAACAGCCCGCCTTGGGCGCCCTTCTTGGACTCCTTGGCCTCGGGAGTCTGGTGTGCTGCATTTTCTAA